The Plectropomus leopardus isolate mb chromosome 2, YSFRI_Pleo_2.0, whole genome shotgun sequence genome has a window encoding:
- the nprl2 gene encoding GATOR complex protein NPRL2, producing the protein MMGMTSRIECIFFSEFHPTLGPKITYQVPEEYISRELFDTVQVYIITKPELQNKLITVTAMGKKLIGCPVCIEHKKYSRNALLFNLGLVCDAQANTCALEPIVKKLSGYLTTLELESGFISNEESKQKLLPIMSTLLEELNATGACSLPIDGSNTIHLKLIQLRKDPPIVQEYDVPVFTQCKDHFIKSQWDLTTQQILPYIDGFRHIQKISAEADVELNLVRIAVQNLLYYGVVTLVSIFQYSNVYCTTPKVQSLIDDKSIQEECLSYVTKQGQKRASLRDVFQLYCGLSPGTTVRDLCSRYSQQLQRVDERRLIQFGLMKSLIRRLQKYPVKVIRDERSRLPRLYTGCHSYDEICCKTGISYQELDERLENDPNIVVCWK; encoded by the exons ATGATGGGTATGACCAGTCGAATAGAGTGTATATTTTTCAGTGAGTTTCACCCCACCCTGGGTCCAAAAATAACATACCAG GTCCCAGAGGAATACATTTCACGAGAGCTCTTTGACACAGTTCAGGTTTACATCATCACCAAGCCAGAGCTGCAAAACAAGCTGATAACAGT caCTGCAATGGGAAAAAAGTTAATCGGGTGTCCTGTGTGCATCGAGCATAAAAAGTACAGCAGAAACGCCCTCCTGTTTAACCTCGGCCTTGTTTGTGACGCCCAAGCCAACACGTGCGCCCTCGAGCCGATTGTCAAGAAACTGTCTGGGTACCTCACAACTCTGGAG CTGGAGAGCGGCTTCATATCGAACGAGGAGAGCAAGCAGAAGCTTTTACCCATCATGTCGACCTTGTTAGAAGAACTTAATGCCACAGGAGCCTGCTCCTTACCCATAG acGGGTCCAACACCATCCACCTAAAGCTGATTCAGCTGCGAAAGGACCCTCCGATTGTCCAGGAGTACGACGTGCCCGTCTTCACCCAGTGCAAAGACCATTTTATTAAATCTCAGTGGGATCTCACGACGCAGCAG ATCCTGCCTTATATTGATGGATTCAGACACATCCAGAAAATCTCTGCCGAGGCGGACGTAGAGCTGAATCTTGTTCGCATTGCCGTGCAGAATCTCCT GTATTATGGTGTTGTGACGTTGGTGTCAATATTTCAG TACTCTAACGTGTACTGCACCACCCCGAAAGTCCAGAGCCTCATAGACGACAAGTCCATTCAGGAGGAGTGCCTCAGCTACGTCACAAAGCAAG GTCAGAAGCGTGCCAGTTTGAGAGACGTGTTCCAGCTGTACTGCGGTCTGAGTCCAGGAACCACCGTCCGAGACCTTTGCTCTCGCTACTCGCAGCAGCTACAAAGGGTAGACGAGAG GAGGCTGATCCAGTTTGGACTGATGAAGTCTCTGATTCGACGGCTGCAGAAGTATCCGGTGAAGGTGATCCGTGACGAGAGGAGCCGGCTGCCTCGACTCTACACCGGCTGCCACAGTTATGATGAGATCTGCTGCAAAACAG gtATCAGCTACCAGGAGCTGGATGAACGTTTGGAAAACGATCCCAACATTGTGGTGTGCTGGAAGTGa